In Naumovozyma castellii chromosome 1, complete genome, one DNA window encodes the following:
- the RPL26B gene encoding 60S ribosomal protein uL24 (ancestral locus Anc_4.176): protein MAKQSLDVSSDRRKARKAYFTAPSSVRRVLLSAPLSKELRAQYGIKALPIRRDDEVLVTRGAKKGQEGKVSSVYRLKFSIQVDKVTKEKSNGASVPINIHPSKVVITKLHLDKDRKALIQRKGGKLE from the exons ATGGCTAAGCAATCTCTAG ACGTTTCCTCCGACAGAAGAAAGGCCAGAAAGGCTTACTTCACTGCCCCATCCTCCGTCCGTCGTGTCTTGTTATCTGCTCCATTATCCAAGGAATTGAGAGCTCAATACGGTATTAAGGCTTTACCAATCAGAagagatgatgaagttttAGTCACCCGTGGTGCTAAGAAGGGTCAAGAAGGTAAAGTTTCTTCTGTTTACagattgaaattttccattcAAGTTGACAAGGTTACTAAGGAAAAATCTAATGGTGCCTCTGTTCCAATTAACATTCACCCATCCAAGGTTGTTATTACTAAATTGCATTTGGACAAGGATAGAAAGGCTTTGATTCAAAGAAAGGGTGGTAAATTGGAATAA